DNA sequence from the Cucurbita pepo subsp. pepo cultivar mu-cu-16 chromosome LG06, ASM280686v2, whole genome shotgun sequence genome:
TATCTTGCAATACGGGAGGCATTTTTTTCTCGAAGAGTAACAGAGGGTAAGCCACATAAAAGattatatgataaatataaattccattctcattttcaggcATCACATTTCATTACTTCCTGTTTTGGCTTCtccctaatttttttcttttatttggtaCTGTTGCAGATTCATGACAAAAGGACGcccatttcttctttccattGAGGATCCTCaggttaatttcttttctcgaCATACTAACAGGGAGGTTGTTTGAGCAGTTTGTGTATAATTGTTGTAGAATATAGTATCTCAACTCCCTTCGTATTCGACATAAACTTGTTTTGTCTGGACCAAAGGATGTCTGATTTGCTGTGCTAGATGTAAATCTCTGAAATAGGCCTTAGAGAAGTTACGGTTCGACCGTGTTCTCATTACCTCAAGATGAATTGCTTGATGAATACAATTTCACTTTGTTTTgatctcttttatttttcttaaaaaaatgaaaacttgaTGATTGAGCATTCCTTGCTTTAAGTAATGTAAAAGGCTGTAAGATATAGGTCTCCATTTCCTTGTTATAAGTTGTTTCTCTGATGTGATTTATTGGTATAATCCAGGCACCAGATAATGACATTGGCAAGAATTCCTACAATTACTTCCAGGTTTGTTTTTCAATCATGTATGTCGATTAACTTTCTTTTCGACTCCGACTTTGTTTCTGATATCTACCTTGGTTGCAGATAAGATCTGCATTTGCAATGGCCTTTTCAATCTTGACAAATGTTAAGACCATTTTAGGTCTTGGTCCAAACCGAAGTATTCTAGGCACAATAATCCGACCCGATCCAGTCTTGTTGAAGCGAAAAGGTGGCAGAGATGGAGAAGTGACCTTTACTTCTTTACTCCCTGGAGCAGGGGAACCTATACAACAACAACCAGAGTATGGGGATGGTCAGGAGATGCTGTGCAATTGGCAGTTTGGCGACGATGAACCATTGCCTCGAGGGAACGACGCATCCGGGAATTTGGATACACCatcctccaaaaaaaaaagaaaatctcgCGAGAAGTCGAgaaacaaggaaaaagaaaaccgcGGGAGTAGTAAGCGCAGCAAAGAGAAGAGTTCGAGGAAGAAACGATGGAGAGAGAATGGGAGTGATGGCAGAAGGTCTCCTTGGAAAAGATAACTCATACAGGTTGCTTTTGATCGAACACAAACTCGATCAGTTTTTGGAGATAGATGCATTTGATTGACTTCCACTTTGGTCTAACAGTTTAAGCACTGTTAACAGCTGCTGATGAAGGTCTCTCTGCGGCCATTGCTGGAGCTTGTTGTGATATCAGTGTACTCAACCTGGAGGTGGAGGAACCATCCTAGTCTCTACTCAGGTACAAATTTTGATACCATTCATTATCATCTtctgatatttatttatcatttcttCCATGTTTTTATCATTCTCATGTATCCTCTACAAATATATAACCAAATTAGTGTTCTTCTTATGTATCCTCAACTTTATTGATCAAACACTTACAAATATAACCATCACAAgtttagttgattttttttttcctctttataaGTTGTAATTGTAATGACAAACCAGACGTGCTcggaatttgtttttttcgaTCTAGGTAAAGTTGCTTCTCTCCTTTCCCTCAATGCTTTATTTCTGTCCTAGTTAATCCCGATTCGACATTAgaagtatatttatttttcctcaaTAACCGAGTACTTTTGTTTGTAAATACTGTATATTTGATTCCatccataaattttcttccttatGAGTTCATAACCTCAGTGTAAAGCTGTAGAGATTATCTCATTTTTGCACACTTTCATACAGAGAGGTCGATAATAAACCTTATTTCATGTCTATAGACGAGGATGTTTTTAGTTATGGTTCGTGAAGTCACGATAATAATGTGAActtcccaacaaaaaaaaaaaaatgtagttttGGTTAAAATATGAATTGGGTCATTTTATActtctttgacttttttttattaaaaaaatcctaattttatatttattaaaaaaaaattataaacaaaattccagatttattaaattgttttaaaactatattttaatgtaaaatttttaaatattgaaaaagtcATTTTTACTTGCGTGGAAATTGATAAGCAGCTTCGGGACCCTACGTGGACTATCCACTCATTCGCAGCAGGACACGGCATCACAAATGGAAACACGTGGGCCCCACACTCCTGGAATGGATAATATCGAATATTCTTGAGTTTCTATGATGACGTGTCATCCTATCTTATCACACACTTCAacatttatcattttctattaataaattaaaataataaaaaaaaaattaaaaagaaacttttttCATTCCGTCAAGCCACCGTCTTCCATTATGGCCACCAACGTTCTGTGAATCCcgtctccgccgccgccgccgctgtCGGAGGGATGTTCCCGGCGTAGAGTCATTAAACATATATGAAAATGtaatgtttttatattttaaaattaaaatggtaatgtttatcttctcaattatatgaaattaaataatcttcttaataaatatttattataggGGCAAAAATGTAAccatgtttataaattttatttaaattcgaGGTACAATCATATAGACGCAAAATTGTAAATACTtttcgtattttaaaattaaacttataacATTTATCTAAATTTGAGGTGCAATAAGATGAAATAAATGACGTTCGGGGCAAAATtgcaacaatttttttatattttaaagttaaaattgcaacatatttctaaaattaaggTAGATTAATTGAGAGTAGGAAAGAATACTctcaattaatttcttttaaatatttctaattaGTTATAGGACCATTATAACTAGGTGggccaattttttatttatagatattGATAAcggtttaaattataaaaaaaaatatttatttatatatatattttaaaattatgcttgaattttaattttcaaaattattgctCTATAagtttgttaaaatattttcataaaataggaaattagtggatatggtataaataattaaataattaaataataagtttaatatttgagattatttgaaaataaattgcCACGTCAGTACTAACTAATTTTggtgatttaaaaataaaataaaatgataaaagagTGTCTATTATCAATTAATCTATAAATAAGAAGTAAGTTTGTTGGGTTTCGCACGTGCCTCCCTTGCACGTGCCACTAACTCCGCTTTCTTCGCgtataattttcaactttggCTGGTCTGAGtcttttaaataatcaatttattttggaggaaaaaattaattaaaaaaggaaaaagaaaattaaaagctgGATAAAGTTAAACCCGACGCGCCGACACGAACGTAAACACACGACGCGCTTGCTCTATTCGTGGAGAACACGCGCTCTCTCCCCCCTTTTATATaaatctctccctcttttTCCCTTCGATTCTCCTCTCTCTAGAATTGTTCTTGAAATTCTCTCCGCCAACATCGTTTTGCGTTCATTTATCTCTCTGATTGGATTTGATTTCGGTCGGGGATTGTCGTACGAAACCCTTCGGATTCTTATTTAACGGTGAGTGATTTTTGTATTTCGAATCTCTAAGGTTACgttttgtttcattcttcGTTTGAATTGTGTGAAATGTGTTCGGGGAATTTGGGTTGGTCGTTCTTCCTGTTCAAGAAAACGAGTGTTGGATCTTAATCTATGCGTTTAAGCGAATTTGTTCGGCTTCAATTTGAActgctctttttcttctttccatgTGATTCGATCTAGGTTGATTTtggggttttgtttttatctgaACTGCATGATTTTGCGGATAAGTTTGTTTGGTTTGCTgtgtctttttgttttttccgTCTCGAGATTTTCAACTTCGAAGTTTCGAGATGATTTGGGGGTTTTGACATTGTTTCTAAAAACTTGCTTCCGTCCATCCACGTCTCTCTCCTTTTCCTACAAGTTGAACGGGTCTATTGTTCCGGACATTGATTGGACGTTTGattgttatttatttgggATTTTTGCGTTGTTGCCCTGCAATTGGCTTGCTAGCTTAATGAAGAGGGTGTTCTGAGTCTCGACTCTGGTTCGTGATAGATGATTTTTGAATGGTCTGAATAATCTACATTGATCCCAGCTTTTGTGTCTATAGATCGGCCCTTGAATCATTGATCCCTGTGTTTTCGTTTAAGTTTTCACAATCCTTTTGGCCTCTTCGCTATAAATTGGCTTGGATTAGTTGTGGATGGAACAGAGCTTAAGTTTTGCCAATTGTAAGAAAAAATCTGGTTCGTTAGGCCCTATTTGATAGTAgcttggtttttgaaaattgtgtttgttttctcATCCTTTCATCGTTTATAAGGaaacattttgaattttttgtcAAATCCCAAGAACATTTGTTTAGAAACTACCCAGTTTAGTAATCATTTATAaggaaatattttgaattttttgttaaattccAAGAACATTTGTTCAGAAACTACTCAGTTTAGTAATCATTTCTAAGGaaacattttgaattttttgtcAAATTCCAAGAACATTTGTTCAGAAACTACTCAGTTTAGTAATCATTTATGaggaaatattttgaattttttgtcAAATTCCAAGAACATTTGTTTAGAAACCTACTCAGATTAgtaatcattttgttttgtttttagaaattaaagcTTAGAAACACTACTTCCGCCCACAAGTTTCTTAGTTTCTATGctttgaaaattatgtttttgtttctggtTTTGTTATTAATGTGCTCAAATTGGTATCTTTCGACAATGTTCTTCAATTGTTCATTGCTGCTGATTTTGTTCACTAATTTACTCCTTTTTTAAAGAATCTCATTGTCTCAATTTATCTTTTTGTAAACAGAACGTATTACTCATTCCATGGAACAAAACCATTCCGTGCATGAGTCTGGACATGATGTCTCTCTCAAGCAAAACTGGAGATCCGTCTCAGAAGATGCTAATGGTTGTTTCGAATGCAACATTTGCTTAGACTCAGCCGATGATCCTGTTGTCACCCTCTGTGGTCACCTCTACTGCTGGCCGTGCATTTACATATGGCTTCACGTTCAAATCTCCAGCGATGAACCCGAAAACACCCAGAACTGCCCTGTTTGTAAGGCTAGCATCACTCCCTCTTCTTTGGTTCCCCTCTATGGTCGTGGCACGTCGAACTCAGATTCCGAATCCAAGAAGTCTCACTTGGGTATGGCTGTACCTCGAAGACCACCACCGTCGATGAACGCACCGCCCCATTCCAATGCTGCCTCTGCATTGCATCCTAGCCAGCAGCTTCATCCAAATTATATTCGCTCGCCCTCACACCCACACCCGCACCAGCACCCAATCTATCACCAACAATACTTCCCCCAGGCTTATAGCGACGTTGCTTCATATGCACCTTCTTATCTCGGTAATGCCGTGATAACAAGTCTGCTAAACCCGACGATCGGGATGTTCGGAGAAACAGTTTTCACTAGAATTTTCGGTAGCGTGGATGGGAACTTGTTGCCATACCCGACTTACAACAACTCGATCACAGGGAATGGCAGTAGCAGAATGAGAAGACAGGAAATGCAGCTTGATAAGTCTCTTAATAGAGTCTCCATCTTTCTATTTTGCTGCTTTATTATCTGTCTTCTATTGTTTTGAAATTGGCAATAGACGTTCTGTGAAGaagcatatcatatcatatcatattgaCCAGCAGCAAAATGAGCAGCTAGAATTTTTATGTATGACTTTACTGTGAGAAGTCATCCATTTGTACAGAAGCTTAAGCTAATATCACAATATTTTGCAACATAATCTTAAAGTTTTAACTGCGTTTTCAAGTACCCGAAGGTCATAGACTTACTTAATCTTCAGTATAAGGACCCGAAGTTCATAGACTTACTTAATCTTTAGGATAAGGATAAGGGTACGAAGTTCATAGACTTGCTTAATCTTTAGTATAAGGACCTGAAATTCATAGACTTACTTAATTTTTAGTATAAGGACCCGAAGTTCATAGGCTTACTCAATCTTTAGTATAATGACCCGAAGTTCATAGACTTACTCAATCTTTAGTATAAGGACCCGAAGTTCTTAGACTTACTCaatattttgtataaggaCCCGAAGTTCTTAGACTTACTCAATCTTTTGTATAAGGGTACAAGGTCCGCAGACTTACTTAATCTTTAGTATAAGGACCCGAAGTTCATAGACTTACTTAATCTTTAGTATAAACACTCAAATTCTTAGACTTACTTAATCTTTAGTATAAGGACCTGAAGTTCTTAGACttacttaatttttaacatAAGGACCCGAAGTTCTTAAACTTACTTAATATTTAGTATAAGGACACGAAGTTCGTAGActtatttaatctttatataAGAGTACGAAGCCCGCAGACTTACTTAATCTTTAGTATAAGGACCCAAAATTCATAGACTTATTTAGTATAAGGATTACAGGATGctccttttaaattaaaaaaaattagggattTAAACTACAAATTAGATTTGGTTAATCCCTCCATTTAAAAGCAATGATTCCAAGGATTATACTAATAATCATTCATTATGATATCAACACAATGATTATAATGTCTTTtctatatcaatttttatatccattccattttaattttacattttattctATAGTTTAATAGACGATTTTAcctcttctttttaattttttttaattttttttttaatttttttaatttttaattttacaatttttgtgGCTATTTATATAAGGTAATTATGTGTtagtcaaatttaattttatcccaaatataacttttattgaaattagtaaagttttgaaagaaaaaaaattatgtgattatattaatttaattccaaGATACAATAGTAACATTTATggatataatgaaaattaatattatttaaaaattatcacTGACCCACaaatactttaattattttatttattattttttaaaattttataatagaGAATATTACTTTTTAGGGGGGAAATTTCCGGTGTAATACACTCATACTAATTGATAAAGTTCACACCTTTATTACCCACCGTTGGATGAGCTCGATCATCGCAGTCAATACAAAAATTTTCCACAGCATCGACAGTGATAGGCAATTACAACAGCTCAAGACCGACAAAGACCGTAGATCTTCAGACATAAATGTCTGTGTCAGCTTAATATGCTTAATAACATCCAATTTAATATCTGATACTCAAATTTGTGtttgagagggaaaaaaaaaatgagttctTTATCAAAATCTAATGAAACCCACAACGAATTAAAGgtttttattccaaaaaatGAGTTCTTTATCAAAATCTAAAGAAGCCCACAAGGAATTAAAggtttttattccattttttccGGTTTCTTTTACATTTCGATGTCTTCAATTCATTGGGTTCTTCAAAATTGTTGTTTAGCTGAGCCCCTTTGAAACGCTTCTCTAAAACACCACTGTACTTTTGTCCAGAAGTcccaaaggaaagaaagactTGGCATAAAGATTCCAAATCTGAAACCCTTTTCTTTGAAGCTTTTACTTTGCCACTCCATTGTTGAAGCTTTAGTTTCTTTCTCGCTCTAgattctctctctgtttctgcTTGGAAGGGGGAAACCTGGGTTTGTGAAGATGAGGGGTCCTTTAGGGGCAGTGATTGGGAGGTACCCTTCAAGTGATGGGAATGCCCAAATGGGTGGGATCATTAGGCATAATAGAAAATGCAGAGATATTGTGTTTCTTGTGATCTTTATAGCTTTCTGGGTGGGCATGATTGTTAACTCCAGCTTTGGATTTAACCAAGGTGACCCATTAAGGTATGGACTCTTCTTTTGCTTCAATGGCTACTGTTTGTTCTTGCGTATTGTCTCTTTCATTCAGAAAGCTCTTaagttctttaattttgtgatGTTCTTTTCACTTCGACATGGAATTCTACTACTTCATCACTACCCACCTGATAATTTGTTGTGTAGATAGCTCCTAGGGGTCTCATTGTTTGGCTAGATAGCTCTTGGGGGTATCACTCAACGTTCGCTAGATAGCTCCTGGGGGTATCACTCGAAGTTTGGCTAGATAGCTTCTGGGGTCTCATTGTTTGGCTAGATATCTCCTGGAGGTATCACTCAACATTGGCAAGATAGCTCCTGGGGGTATCACTCAATGTTTGGTTAGATAGCTCCTGGGGGTCTCATTGTTTGGCTAGATATCTCCTGGGGGTATCACTCAACATTGGCTAGATAGCTCCTGGGGGTATCAGTCAATGTTTGGTTAGATAGCTCCTGGGGTTATCACTCAACGTTGGCTAGATATCTCCTGGGGGTATCACTCGACGTTTGGCTAGATAGCTCCTGGGGGTCTCATTGTTTGGCTAGATAGCTCCTGGGGTATCACTCAAGGTTTGGCTAGATAGCTTCTGGGGGTCTCATTGTTTGGCTAGATAGCTCCTGGGGGTATCACTCAACGTTGGCTAGATATCTCCTGGGGGTCTCATTGTTTGGCTAGATATCTCCTGGGGGTATCACTCAACGTTTGGCTAGATAGCTTCTGGGGGTATCATTGGgccttcttctttgttttaacCCCTTTGAAGTTTGAAGGAAATTTAGCATATGGGTAGGATGAGACATTTCCACTAGTTTTCTTTGTTCTCCCTTCTTTATAAGCTTATGTTAAAACTGACATTACATCCTTGATGAACTGTACCCTGTAAGATTCATACAGAACCCTTTGGAACCGATGGACCGAGCATTCCTTTGCCTCGCGTATTGCCATCACAATAGCTCTCATTGGCCCTGGTTTTCCCGTTCGCCAATCGTGATTTGGTTTAGTTTCTTATAATAGTAACAATCTGATAGTTTCTTATACGGTTATCAGGCTTACATATACTTAGTGCTtgccttctccttctctttgttTATTAGTCTCCTTTTAGTTGATCTTTGTGCTAATGTTTATCAGGCTCACATATGGACTAGACTACAAAGGAAATGTCTGTGGCGACAAGCATGCTAATCCCGGCCTTCGTGAACTCGAGCTTAAATACTGGTTGAATCCTAATCAGGTGTATCAAAGTGGTCTGAAGGACAGTCAATTTAAGCTGGCGGATGCTCGGAGTATATGCTTGATGGATTGCCCAACACCTTCAGAAGATTCTCTAAACTGGGTTTGTGACTATCCCGAAGGCGAAATACGCCTCTCAATGGATGATTGGATAGACAGGAACTACGATTATTTCGAGTTCCTTACGCCTGAGATGAGGAACAGCTCGGTGAACCTTCAAGGTCCTTGTTACCCTGTCATTTTTCCTAGTGTTAATGGTAAGTGAGATTCATCTTTCTTGATGCCATTGTCTGTTTTCCACCTTATAGGATGATATCGAAAACTTCACGTCTagattctttataaaaaatgttttacgAACGAATGTGCAACGAGCTCACTGTTAGAACGATGTCCTTCTCAGTTTATTGGAGCTGCCAGTTCCTCGCTCGCCCCTCGAATGTATCGTTAACACATTGGAAGCAGATGGGTGGAATGAACATAGATGCGGATTTGATCATAGATAAATCTATTCATAAGTCGACCAACTCTCGGTCATCTGTCTTGAAGGTATacaagtttttcttttctacaaTGCATGCAGTTATCGTACAAAAATTTCACTTTAAATCAAAAGAAGTTGCTAGTCTCGAAGATGTAGTCAAAATTGactcaagtatcgaacaaagggtgtactttgttcgagggttccagagaaaggagtcgaggcttgattaaggggaggctgttcgagggctacataggcctcaggggaggctctatggtgtactttgttcaagggttggattgttgagaattgtcgGGAGAGAgtccaaaagcaaagccatgagagcttatactcaaagtggacaatatcgtgccattgtggagagtctgGTTCCTAACAAATCACAGGTCTACGTAAAGTGTCATACGAGCTCACGAGTTCCAAATTGCAAGATCTTtcgaataatatttttagcgTCCCGTCTGAAGCTTCTCTATCATGTCGTAACTTTTTTCGTTGTGTCTTACCATTTCTGAAGTTTTCACTTATTCTATGCTCTAAACAACTCACAGAGATACATGTCTGATATTGGGAAGTCGTGGCCGATATTGATTGTTTGCGGAGGGATTTTGCCTCTATTTTTGGCAGTGATTTGGTTGCTAATGATTCGACATTTCGTTGCTGCGATGCCGTGGGTAACGGTCGTCCTATTCAACATTCTCATCGTATCGGTCACAATGTTTTATTACCTCAAAGGTGAGGAGGAACATGTTTACTCTGAGTTAAAGTTGTTATTTCatcttatattattattaccgATTGCCATTGTCTTTGTTGCTATAGCTGGATGGATTGGAAATGATGCTATCACGCCCATCATCGGTGATCACGATCCCTATGTCCACATATTTGGAAGGGTATGCAACCGAATCTCGTGAGACTTTTCGATAAAAGAACTCGTCTGATTCTGATCACTCGATTGATTATTGTTCAGGAGCTCGATCATATGCGCGCTGCTGCTGTTCTAATGACTTTTGTTATGGCTGTCTCTGTTCTTACTTCAATTGCTATCATCCGTCGAATCATAATGGCGACGTCTGTCCTCAAGGCAAGTACTATGCTATATATGCATAATGGCagcaaaaattataaactgaTATGTAATTCAAGTacttttgatttctttgtttgtgtgtctgtgagatcctacatcggttggagaggagaacgaaacatttcttataagaatgtggaaacctctccctaatagacgcgttttagaaccgtgaggctgacggcgttatgtaacgggccaaagtggacgatatctgctagcggtgggcttgggctgttaccaatggtatcagagctagacaccgggtggtgtgcgagtaaggacgctgggcccccaagggaggtggatactgggtggtgtgctagcaaggacgctggcccccaaaggaggtggattgtgagatcccatatcagttggaggagggaacgaaacattccttataatgatGTGGAAATGTCTCCCTAacaggcgcgttttaaaaccatgaggctgaggGCGATACACAATGGGCcgaagcagacaatatctgctagcgatggacttgggctgttcgttggagaggggaatgaaacattccttataagggtgtggaaatgtTTCCCtaacatatgcattttaaaaccgtgaggctaacgacgatatgtaacgggccaaagcggacaatatctgctagcggtgagcttgggctgttacaaatggtatcaaagccaggcgctagacgatgtgctagtgaggacgctggcccccaaaggggtggattgtgagatcccacatcaattggagaagggaacgaaacattccttataaggatgtggaaacctctccctaacattcgtgttttaaaaatcgtgaggctgatggcgatacgtaacgagtcaaagcggacgatatctgctagcgatgggcttgggtggttacaaatggtatcagagccagacaccagacggtgCCTTAGCGAGAATGCTGGGCCcggaagggggtggattgtgagatcccacatcggttggcgaagggaacgaaacatccttataaggacgtgaaaacctctccctaacagacacgttttaaaaccttgaggctgacatcgatacgtaatgggccaaagcaaacaatatctactagtggtgggcttaggctgttataGTGTCGCTCGTTTTCGCTCATTTCATTGAGGCACTCTTAGTTTCTAAACCGATTATTATCGATAATATCATTATTTCACTTCGGTTTCATACGACCCTACGTGCAGGTAGCTGCAAAGGTGATCGGAGAAGTTCAAGCACTCATAATCTTCCCAATCATACCTTATGCGATCCTTGCAATCTTTTACATGTTATGGTTATCAGCTGCCCTTCATCTCTTCAGCTCTGGTCAGATTGTCCAGAACAATTGCAACTCGAATTGCTGCGCTTACGATCTTGCTTCAAAACGAGTGAACTGCGACCGTTGCTGTGGTTATAGCATCCGTTATACTCCTCATATCGACATAGCCATCTTTTTCCACCTATTCGGAGGTTATTGGGCTACTCAATTTTTTGTAGCATGCTCTTCAACAGTCATTGCAGGTTCCGTGGCCTCCTATTACTGGGCTCGTGGTGAAACCTCGGTAAGTTACTAACGATGGGGTCGACATATCCAACAATTCTGAACTTCTTTTGGGGCTATAAGTTCTTACCTTCTTTAATACTCATTGTTTTTGGTTAATGCAGCCCGAAATTCCGTTTCTTCCAGTGTTCTCCTCGATGAAACGGCTAGCAAGATATAACCTCGGGTCCATGGCTATCG
Encoded proteins:
- the LOC111796641 gene encoding E3 ubiquitin-protein ligase RMA3-like; this translates as MEQNHSVHESGHDVSLKQNWRSVSEDANGCFECNICLDSADDPVVTLCGHLYCWPCIYIWLHVQISSDEPENTQNCPVCKASITPSSLVPLYGRGTSNSDSESKKSHLGMAVPRRPPPSMNAPPHSNAASALHPSQQLHPNYIRSPSHPHPHQHPIYHQQYFPQAYSDVASYAPSYLGNAVITSLLNPTIGMFGETVFTRIFGSVDGNLLPYPTYNNSITGNGSSRMRRQEMQLDKSLNRVSIFLFCCFIICLLLF
- the LOC111796603 gene encoding choline transporter protein 1-like; protein product: MRGPLGAVIGRYPSSDGNAQMGGIIRHNRKCRDIVFLVIFIAFWVGMIVNSSFGFNQGDPLRLTYGLDYKGNVCGDKHANPGLRELELKYWLNPNQVYQSGLKDSQFKLADARSICLMDCPTPSEDSLNWVCDYPEGEIRLSMDDWIDRNYDYFEFLTPEMRNSSVNLQGPCYPVIFPSVNVYWSCQFLARPSNVSLTHWKQMGGMNIDADLIIDKSIHKSTNSRSSVLKRYMSDIGKSWPILIVCGGILPLFLAVIWLLMIRHFVAAMPWVTVVLFNILIVSVTMFYYLKAGWIGNDAITPIIGDHDPYVHIFGRELDHMRAAAVLMTFVMAVSVLTSIAIIRRIIMATSVLKVAAKVIGEVQALIIFPIIPYAILAIFYMLWLSAALHLFSSGQIVQNNCNSNCCAYDLASKRVNCDRCCGYSIRYTPHIDIAIFFHLFGGYWATQFFVACSSTVIAGSVASYYWARGETSPEIPFLPVFSSMKRLARYNLGSMAIGSLTVSFMESIRFILESIRRKLKVANTTPDSWIGRAAHNTSRFCLRCIEWIIKSVNRNAYIMIAITGKSFCKASAIATELIMNNILRIGRVNVIGDVILFLGKLCISLSSALFAFLMSDTHKYRSAHNKISSPLFPVLVCWGLGYVVATLFFGVVEMSIDTIILSYCQDSEEHQGTAQYAPPLLMETLNDQNEMQRLTQGPPSS